From a single Paenibacillus sp. FSL W8-0426 genomic region:
- a CDS encoding diacylglycerol kinase family protein translates to MKRRSWGLVFRNAAEGVVYGLRTQRNVRVHTGAAFLMCAAGVFFGISKMEWLFVLTAIFLVLVTELMNTAVEAAVDLAEPNIHPLAKAAKDTAAGAVLLAAVFAVIVGCIVFAKPVLRWLGLS, encoded by the coding sequence ATGAAAAGGCGCTCCTGGGGGTTGGTATTCCGCAATGCGGCGGAGGGAGTCGTATACGGGCTGCGGACCCAACGCAATGTTCGGGTACATACAGGAGCAGCCTTCCTTATGTGTGCAGCCGGAGTTTTTTTCGGCATTTCCAAAATGGAATGGCTGTTTGTGCTTACCGCCATTTTTCTGGTGCTGGTCACCGAGTTGATGAACACGGCCGTGGAGGCTGCGGTGGATCTGGCTGAGCCTAACATTCATCCGCTGGCCAAAGCGGCAAAAGACACCGCGGCCGGTGCGGTTTTGCTGGCTGCGGTGTTCGCCGTCATCGTGGGATGCATCGTTTTTGCGAAGCCGGTCCTGCGATGGCTGGGGTTGTCATGA
- a CDS encoding histidine triad nucleotide-binding protein, protein MDCLFCKIVEGSIPSNKVLENEHVIVFHDIQPAAPTHVLIIPKKHIASMNEVTPEDLPLIGEMHLAVQEAAERLGVKDSGYRLINNCGKDGEQSVNHLHYHLLGGTRIGALTSLSDSHK, encoded by the coding sequence ATGGATTGCTTGTTTTGCAAAATCGTCGAGGGCAGCATTCCCTCCAACAAAGTATTGGAGAATGAACACGTGATCGTATTTCATGATATCCAGCCTGCGGCGCCTACCCATGTGTTGATCATTCCCAAGAAGCATATTGCTTCCATGAACGAGGTAACGCCGGAGGATCTGCCGTTGATCGGAGAGATGCACCTGGCGGTGCAGGAGGCTGCCGAGCGTTTGGGCGTCAAAGATTCCGGATATCGTTTGATCAACAACTGCGGCAAGGATGGGGAACAGTCAGTGAACCATTTGCACTATCACCTGCTTGGAGGGACCCGCATCGGCGCCCTGACAAGTCTATCCGATTCACACAAATAA
- a CDS encoding GatB/YqeY domain-containing protein, with product MNLSERLNEDMKQAMKSKDKFRLSTIRLIRSTIKNLEIDLKRTLDDNEVLDILSREIKQRKDALQEFDKAGRDELAANAKAEIDVISQYLPAQLTEEEIKVIVQQTIQETGASSKAEMGKVMAALMPKVKGKADGKLVNQAVQQFLQ from the coding sequence ATGAATCTTAGCGAACGATTGAACGAAGATATGAAGCAAGCGATGAAGAGTAAGGATAAATTCAGACTCTCCACCATTCGGTTGATTCGTTCGACGATCAAGAATCTTGAAATAGATTTGAAAAGAACTTTGGATGACAACGAAGTGCTTGATATCCTGAGTCGTGAAATCAAACAGCGCAAAGATGCCCTCCAAGAATTTGACAAAGCCGGTCGCGATGAACTCGCGGCTAATGCAAAAGCGGAAATTGATGTAATTAGTCAGTACCTTCCTGCACAGCTTACCGAAGAAGAAATTAAAGTTATTGTACAGCAGACCATCCAGGAAACCGGTGCTTCTTCGAAAGCCGAGATGGGGAAAGTCATGGCCGCCCTGATGCCGAAAGTCAAAGGCAAAGCGGATGGCAAACTGGTTAATCAAGCAGTCCAACAATTTCTGCAATAA
- a CDS encoding PhoH family protein: MSEQTRSIRISLQSAGEGQALFGPQDIFLKLIENEIPAQIASREAEIVIHGGIRNVESLEQLFDVLLQLVRNGYALTERDVLYAIELAKDLRADQLLDLFKGEITTTYRGKPIRVKTIGQKHYVTTIKKRDVVFGIGPAGTGKTYLAVVLAVAALKEGSVKRIVLTRPAVEAGESLGFLPGDLQEKVDPYLRPLYDALYDVMGQEQVAKALERGLIEIAPLAYMRGRTLDDSFIILDEAQNTTPEQMKMFLTRLGFGSKMVITGDVTQIDLPRGKKSGLVDAKTILGDVEEIGFVYFAEQDVVRHSLVQKIIVAYNEAAENQV, encoded by the coding sequence TTGTCAGAGCAAACACGCAGCATACGAATCTCCCTGCAGAGCGCGGGAGAGGGCCAGGCTCTTTTTGGCCCCCAGGATATTTTTCTGAAACTGATTGAGAATGAAATTCCGGCCCAGATTGCATCCCGCGAAGCGGAAATCGTGATTCATGGCGGTATCCGGAACGTGGAATCACTAGAACAATTATTTGACGTGCTGTTGCAATTGGTCCGCAACGGATATGCGTTGACCGAAAGGGATGTCCTGTATGCCATCGAGCTGGCGAAAGATTTGCGCGCCGACCAGCTTCTGGATCTGTTTAAAGGCGAGATTACAACGACATACCGCGGAAAGCCGATCCGAGTCAAAACCATCGGGCAAAAGCACTATGTAACCACAATCAAGAAACGCGATGTCGTATTCGGCATCGGGCCTGCTGGAACGGGCAAGACGTATTTGGCCGTCGTGTTGGCGGTTGCGGCTCTCAAGGAAGGCAGCGTCAAACGAATCGTGCTTACGCGTCCTGCGGTTGAAGCGGGCGAAAGTCTCGGCTTCCTGCCAGGCGATCTTCAGGAAAAGGTCGATCCGTACTTGCGTCCTCTCTATGATGCGCTGTATGACGTGATGGGCCAGGAACAGGTTGCCAAAGCGCTGGAACGCGGGCTGATCGAAATCGCCCCGCTCGCCTACATGCGCGGCCGGACGCTGGACGATTCATTTATCATTTTGGATGAAGCGCAGAACACCACGCCCGAGCAGATGAAAATGTTTTTGACGCGTCTCGGTTTTGGTTCAAAAATGGTCATTACCGGGGATGTTACGCAAATTGATCTGCCGCGGGGCAAAAAATCCGGGCTCGTGGATGCCAAAACGATCCTCGGCGATGTAGAGGAGATCGGGTTCGTTTATTTTGCCGAACAGGATGTCGTACGTCACTCCCTTGTGCAGAAAATCATCGTCGCATACAACGAAGCCGCGGAAAATCAAGTGTAG
- the ybeY gene encoding rRNA maturation RNase YbeY, with the protein MSLNLAWNNEQEDKEISESMIAMLERLLVLAGEAEGIEEGEVALTFVDDAQIHELNRDYRGIDRPTDVLSFAMNESVDEELDIIYELDEDEELEEMPEVLGDIIISVPRTIAQSEEYGHSFERELGFLFVHGFLHLLGYDHQDEASEAEMMGKQEAVLARAGLTR; encoded by the coding sequence ATGAGCCTTAACCTGGCATGGAATAATGAACAAGAGGATAAAGAAATTTCGGAATCCATGATTGCAATGCTGGAGCGATTGCTCGTGCTTGCCGGAGAAGCCGAAGGCATCGAGGAGGGCGAGGTAGCCCTGACTTTTGTTGACGATGCGCAAATTCATGAATTGAATCGCGACTATCGCGGCATTGACCGTCCGACGGACGTACTGTCCTTTGCGATGAATGAATCCGTTGACGAAGAGCTCGATATCATCTATGAGCTGGATGAGGATGAAGAGCTGGAGGAAATGCCCGAGGTGCTCGGCGATATCATTATTTCCGTTCCGCGCACGATTGCGCAAAGCGAAGAATATGGACACTCGTTTGAGCGTGAGCTGGGCTTTTTGTTTGTGCACGGTTTCCTGCATCTTCTGGGGTATGACCATCAGGATGAAGCAAGCGAAGCCGAAATGATGGGCAAACAGGAAGCGGTTCTGGCACGTGCCGGGCTGACACGATAA
- a CDS encoding helix-turn-helix domain-containing protein has protein sequence MSFAEVTGISITMLGQIERCESHLSIATVWKIANGLKLSITALISEPVQDASVIPLDRVRMWTEDEGRIRIYPHFSIEDGRPFETYMMEMDQYGVLRAAPHNKGTEEFIWAFEGELIVRVHDQEYAVPAGAAIRPKADKPHAYQHAGYAMTRLSMVIHYSH, from the coding sequence ATGAGCTTCGCCGAAGTGACGGGCATTAGCATAACGATGCTGGGTCAGATCGAACGTTGCGAATCCCACCTCTCCATTGCAACGGTGTGGAAAATCGCCAACGGCTTAAAGCTGTCCATCACGGCCTTGATCAGCGAGCCCGTACAAGATGCATCGGTCATTCCGTTGGATCGGGTTCGCATGTGGACGGAAGATGAGGGGCGGATTCGGATATATCCCCACTTCTCCATTGAGGATGGAAGACCATTTGAGACATACATGATGGAAATGGATCAATACGGAGTGCTTCGGGCGGCCCCCCATAATAAAGGTACGGAGGAGTTCATTTGGGCTTTTGAAGGAGAGCTTATCGTTCGGGTGCATGATCAGGAATATGCCGTCCCCGCAGGCGCGGCTATCCGGCCCAAGGCAGACAAACCACATGCCTACCAGCATGCCGGATATGCAATGACTCGTTTAAGTATGGTCATTCATTATTCACACTGA
- a CDS encoding HDIG domain-containing metalloprotein, with amino-acid sequence MTSKETSKGKSFQKNRTTGWKYSVWARYLLFLFLVLVFYVSLASRVLPERYDIQEGTRSEVNIAAPMQIPNNKATLKAQEEAAERVQPIYQIVQMRNENLMTTLLDRIDRLNQDDQISSQDKIDIYRDEIPQRQKDFVSNFINNNRKAGTYSETLLEEVRNVVQEQSYRIPEETYIKISRLTSDDIQEMKPVARDIVSRLMTDQISDATIARAKVAEMVSVSSLGKRTQREVVQELARLVLTANRFYDEEGTKEAKVQARENTPTVFIKQGETLVSKGEMITPELYSLLDENDLLKNEVNYWPQLGLFMLSCLLSAAVLMYIQQCSGTHFKYNNAQLLMLVLIFIITIVVMHVTAIIQTNEQSYVGYLAPVAIGAMMIALLLDTSLAFVCSIIIGILSSIILNTHQGQLFDFEFGFFAVLVSFVAIFATHRASQRSTIIKGAIMVCLFGSLAVFTVALMDSGEWSRTTTLYGIGFAFAGGVLTAILVMGLMPFFETSFGILSALKLVELSNPNHPLLRKLLTETPGTYHHSVMVGNLSEAAAEAIGANGLLCRVGSYYHDIGKTKRPIYFIENQNNMENPHDSIDPKLSKSIIVAHARDGVEMQKDYKLPKPIRDIAEQHHGTTFLHFFYHKALRQAEEAGVEPDFTEEDFRYPGPKAQSKESAIVGIADSVEAAVRSLRKPTVEQVESMIGKIIKGRLDDHQFNECDLTMRELDIIAKTLQETVMGIFHSRIEYPEEIKKSKPVSPEAG; translated from the coding sequence GTGACTTCGAAGGAAACGTCAAAAGGCAAATCTTTTCAAAAGAATAGAACAACAGGATGGAAGTATAGCGTGTGGGCACGCTATCTTCTGTTTTTGTTTCTGGTGCTGGTCTTTTATGTCAGTCTTGCGTCGCGGGTGCTTCCCGAGCGTTACGATATTCAGGAGGGCACGCGGAGCGAGGTGAATATCGCTGCTCCGATGCAAATTCCGAATAACAAGGCTACGCTGAAAGCCCAGGAAGAAGCGGCTGAGCGGGTTCAACCGATATATCAGATTGTGCAAATGCGTAATGAAAATTTGATGACAACGCTGCTTGACCGGATTGACCGTTTGAACCAGGATGATCAGATTTCCAGCCAGGACAAAATCGATATTTATCGGGACGAAATTCCGCAGCGGCAAAAAGATTTTGTTTCCAATTTCATCAACAACAACCGAAAAGCGGGTACATACTCGGAAACACTGCTTGAGGAAGTGCGAAATGTGGTGCAGGAGCAAAGTTACCGTATTCCGGAGGAAACCTACATCAAGATTTCCCGCCTGACCTCGGATGACATTCAGGAGATGAAGCCGGTTGCCCGGGATATCGTTTCCAGGCTGATGACGGACCAGATCAGCGATGCGACCATTGCTCGTGCAAAGGTGGCTGAAATGGTCAGCGTCAGTTCGCTTGGCAAACGCACGCAACGCGAAGTGGTTCAGGAGCTTGCCCGGCTTGTATTAACGGCCAACCGTTTCTATGACGAGGAAGGAACCAAGGAAGCCAAAGTGCAGGCACGGGAAAATACGCCAACGGTGTTCATCAAGCAAGGGGAAACGCTTGTTTCCAAAGGCGAGATGATTACGCCGGAGCTGTACTCGCTGCTGGACGAAAATGATCTGTTGAAGAACGAAGTGAACTACTGGCCGCAGCTGGGGCTGTTCATGTTGTCCTGCCTGTTATCGGCAGCGGTGCTGATGTACATTCAGCAGTGCAGCGGAACACATTTCAAGTACAATAATGCCCAATTGTTGATGCTTGTTTTAATATTTATTATTACGATCGTGGTTATGCATGTGACGGCGATCATTCAGACCAATGAGCAATCCTACGTCGGATATTTGGCACCAGTGGCGATCGGCGCGATGATGATTGCGCTTTTGCTGGATACGTCGCTTGCATTTGTTTGTTCGATCATTATCGGCATTTTGTCCAGCATCATCCTGAATACGCATCAGGGTCAGCTGTTCGATTTCGAATTCGGATTTTTTGCCGTACTGGTATCCTTTGTGGCCATTTTTGCCACGCACCGCGCCAGCCAGCGCTCCACGATCATCAAAGGGGCGATCATGGTCTGCCTGTTCGGTTCGCTTGCGGTCTTTACCGTGGCTTTGATGGATTCGGGAGAATGGAGCCGGACGACAACGTTATACGGCATCGGGTTTGCGTTTGCCGGCGGTGTGCTGACTGCGATTCTAGTCATGGGGCTAATGCCGTTTTTCGAAACCTCTTTTGGCATTTTGTCCGCGCTGAAACTGGTGGAACTGTCCAATCCGAATCATCCGCTGCTGCGCAAGCTGCTGACCGAAACGCCCGGAACATACCATCACAGCGTCATGGTCGGGAATCTTTCGGAGGCTGCGGCTGAAGCCATCGGCGCCAATGGATTGCTATGTCGCGTCGGTTCGTATTATCATGACATAGGCAAAACGAAGCGTCCGATTTATTTTATCGAAAACCAGAACAATATGGAAAACCCCCATGATTCCATCGATCCGAAGCTGAGCAAGTCGATCATCGTCGCACATGCCAGGGATGGGGTGGAGATGCAGAAGGACTATAAGCTGCCGAAGCCGATCCGGGATATCGCGGAACAGCATCACGGGACGACATTCCTTCACTTTTTCTACCACAAGGCCTTGCGCCAGGCAGAGGAAGCCGGCGTGGAACCGGACTTTACGGAGGAGGATTTCCGTTACCCGGGACCGAAGGCGCAATCGAAGGAATCCGCGATTGTCGGCATTGCCGACAGTGTGGAGGCCGCAGTTCGCTCCCTGCGTAAACCGACGGTCGAACAGGTGGAGTCCATGATCGGAAAAATCATCAAGGGACGGCTTGACGATCATCAGTTCAACGAATGCGACTTGACGATGCGCGAGCTGGACATCATAGCCAAAACGCTGCAGGAAACGGTGATGGGCATTTTCCATTCCCGGATCGAATATCCGGAGGAAATCAAAAAATCGAAGCCGGTTTCACCGGAAGCAGGTTGA
- the rpsU gene encoding 30S ribosomal protein S21, producing MSETKVRKNETIDAALRRFKRSIAKDGVLAEVKKRKHYEKPSVKRKKKSEAARKRKF from the coding sequence GTGTCTGAAACTAAAGTTCGCAAAAACGAGACTATTGATGCTGCACTTCGTCGCTTTAAACGTTCCATCGCAAAAGATGGCGTCCTGGCCGAGGTGAAGAAGCGTAAACATTATGAGAAGCCAAGCGTGAAGCGCAAGAAAAAGTCCGAGGCTGCTCGTAAGAGAAAGTTTTAG
- the yqfC gene encoding sporulation protein YqfC, producing MTRISRKLRRWTSEVLDLPQDVLYDMPRLTLIGSKQLYIENHRGVIQFTPERIVLALSQGQLEIKGTDLMIRNIMPDEVAVEGIILDIHMNGVEGKG from the coding sequence ATGACCCGGATCAGCCGCAAGCTGCGGAGATGGACCAGCGAAGTGCTGGATCTGCCGCAGGATGTGCTTTATGATATGCCACGGTTAACCCTGATCGGCAGCAAGCAATTGTATATTGAAAATCATCGTGGAGTCATCCAGTTTACCCCTGAGCGAATCGTGCTTGCCTTGTCGCAAGGTCAACTGGAAATCAAGGGGACAGATCTGATGATTCGCAATATTATGCCTGATGAAGTGGCGGTAGAAGGCATCATTTTGGATATTCACATGAATGGAGTGGAGGGAAAAGGATGA
- the yqfD gene encoding sporulation protein YqfD: MKQPSLYKLRGNVRITVTGEKIEALINLLTEQGVEIWDLRARDAHTAEMNVLLPHFFRLRPLLKRTGCRMRVTKRNGFPFFLDRLWKRKFFLGGMLLFIVALFALSSMVWSVEVKGNVKIPSDVVLAAAKKEGLYPFQWGFRLQSQDKLSKQLALALPDVTWVGVSKEGTTVTIQIVESAQPKPEPLLNPRHLVSKTDAVITNIYAEQGRPVVQKDMRVKKGQVLISGILGDEENTRTVVAKGEVKGLVWREYEIEVPLVQKHHTMTGESKERFYVVLGNWAVQLWGYGDTPFRSYDTKSDHKPLTWRSLTLPFGWLTETDLETQDRQEQHTEEWARAKGLEGARNDIIAKNGKGTKILSEKILHEREENGKVYMKVLFEVEESIAEELPLVPSQGE, translated from the coding sequence ATGAAGCAGCCCAGTCTGTACAAACTGCGCGGAAACGTCCGCATTACGGTTACTGGGGAGAAGATCGAAGCGTTGATCAACCTGTTGACGGAGCAAGGGGTGGAGATTTGGGACTTGCGCGCCCGGGACGCACACACGGCAGAAATGAACGTGTTGCTGCCGCATTTTTTCAGGTTGCGTCCCTTGCTTAAACGGACAGGCTGTCGTATGCGGGTAACGAAGCGCAACGGTTTTCCCTTTTTTTTGGATAGACTGTGGAAGAGAAAGTTTTTTCTCGGCGGAATGTTGTTATTCATCGTGGCACTGTTTGCGTTGTCTTCCATGGTCTGGAGCGTGGAAGTAAAGGGAAATGTCAAAATACCTTCCGACGTTGTGCTTGCTGCAGCCAAAAAAGAAGGGCTGTATCCTTTTCAATGGGGGTTCCGGTTACAGAGCCAGGACAAGCTCTCCAAACAGCTGGCGCTTGCATTGCCTGACGTGACTTGGGTTGGTGTCAGCAAGGAAGGAACGACCGTTACGATCCAGATCGTGGAATCCGCTCAGCCCAAGCCGGAACCTTTGTTGAATCCTCGGCATCTGGTCAGCAAAACGGACGCCGTAATTACGAACATATACGCTGAACAAGGGCGACCCGTCGTTCAGAAAGACATGCGCGTAAAAAAGGGACAGGTTCTGATTTCGGGCATATTGGGCGATGAAGAAAATACACGGACTGTTGTCGCAAAAGGAGAGGTCAAGGGCCTTGTATGGCGCGAGTACGAAATCGAGGTGCCTCTTGTGCAAAAGCATCACACGATGACCGGGGAGAGCAAGGAACGTTTTTACGTCGTGCTGGGCAATTGGGCCGTGCAGCTGTGGGGGTATGGGGACACCCCGTTTCGTTCGTATGACACAAAGAGCGACCATAAACCGCTCACCTGGCGTTCTCTGACCCTTCCGTTCGGGTGGTTGACCGAAACCGACTTGGAGACGCAGGATCGACAGGAGCAGCATACGGAAGAATGGGCCAGGGCAAAAGGACTGGAAGGGGCCAGAAACGACATTATCGCGAAAAATGGCAAAGGCACGAAAATTTTGAGTGAAAAAATTTTGCATGAGCGTGAAGAGAATGGTAAAGTTTATATGAAAGTACTATTTGAAGTGGAAGAAAGCATTGCGGAAGAACTTCCGTTAGTCCCTAGTCAAGGAGAATGA
- a CDS encoding NfeD family protein, whose translation MRRMWLAVPLMLIMLLTLTLPVFMGGSSAYAAENKTGSVYIIPVDKPIEQGLGKFMERGFKEAEAMGAGLIVLDINTPGGRVDTAEALGTLIKESPVQTVAFVRGDAASAGSFLALNADKIVMSPGSMIGAAAMVDSSGKHVDDPKLVAFWKSKMQGAAEKSGRNPDIAAGMADVNVVVEMPEINKTKQKGEIIALSAEEALKVGYADHISSTPEEAAAWLGYGNNDVFTMERTTAENISTFLTNPVVMTVLLFLGIAGVVIEMIVPGFGVPGIVGIVSFVLYFSGNYIAGFAGAETWILFTVGLIMMILEMFIPSFGILGILGSIALVAGVVRAAYDTSDAFVSLGIAFAAALVVIAIVVIVFKDRGVWKRFILSDRMTADKGYSSATERKELLGMQGISLTPLRPAGTALFNGERVDVVTDGGFIPVDTPIIVVKAEGTRIVVQQALPV comes from the coding sequence ATGCGTCGAATGTGGCTTGCGGTGCCACTGATGCTTATCATGCTGTTAACGCTGACGCTTCCTGTCTTCATGGGCGGATCTTCTGCTTACGCCGCTGAAAACAAGACCGGGTCGGTGTACATCATTCCGGTTGACAAACCGATTGAGCAGGGGCTTGGCAAATTCATGGAGCGTGGTTTCAAGGAAGCGGAGGCCATGGGGGCCGGGTTGATTGTACTTGATATCAATACGCCCGGCGGGCGAGTGGATACCGCGGAAGCGCTGGGAACGCTCATCAAGGAAAGCCCTGTGCAGACCGTGGCTTTTGTGCGTGGGGACGCAGCTTCTGCGGGAAGTTTTCTGGCGTTGAATGCAGATAAGATCGTGATGTCGCCAGGAAGCATGATTGGCGCGGCGGCGATGGTGGACAGCTCTGGTAAACATGTGGACGATCCTAAGCTGGTTGCTTTCTGGAAAAGCAAAATGCAAGGGGCCGCCGAAAAAAGCGGCCGCAACCCGGACATCGCTGCCGGCATGGCTGACGTAAACGTCGTTGTGGAAATGCCGGAAATCAACAAAACGAAGCAAAAAGGGGAAATCATTGCTTTGTCCGCCGAGGAAGCGCTGAAGGTGGGTTATGCCGACCATATCAGCAGTACTCCTGAGGAAGCTGCAGCATGGCTCGGTTACGGGAACAATGACGTGTTTACGATGGAGCGGACAACCGCGGAGAACATTTCTACGTTTCTGACGAATCCGGTCGTCATGACCGTGCTTTTGTTCCTGGGTATTGCAGGCGTGGTCATTGAGATGATTGTACCTGGATTCGGCGTGCCTGGCATTGTGGGCATCGTCAGCTTTGTCCTCTATTTTTCCGGCAATTACATTGCCGGGTTTGCCGGAGCGGAGACATGGATTCTGTTTACCGTAGGGCTGATTATGATGATTCTGGAAATGTTTATTCCGAGCTTTGGCATACTGGGTATTCTCGGCTCGATTGCGTTGGTTGCGGGCGTTGTACGGGCTGCATATGACACCAGCGACGCCTTTGTATCGCTCGGCATTGCTTTTGCGGCAGCGCTCGTGGTGATTGCCATCGTGGTTATTGTGTTCAAGGACAGAGGTGTCTGGAAACGATTTATTCTGAGTGACAGAATGACTGCAGACAAAGGCTATTCTTCTGCAACGGAGCGCAAGGAATTGCTTGGCATGCAAGGAATCAGCCTGACTCCGCTTCGGCCGGCCGGAACGGCGCTCTTTAACGGTGAACGTGTGGATGTGGTGACCGACGGAGGTTTCATCCCTGTGGATACACCGATCATTGTGGTTAAGGCCGAAGGAACGCGAATTGTTGTACAACAAGCTCTTCCCGTTTAA
- the floA gene encoding flotillin-like protein FloA (flotillin-like protein involved in membrane lipid rafts), whose amino-acid sequence MMEPGLISVLLIAVVAIIVLSVFFSFFPVMLWISALASGVRIGIITLVAMRLRRVTPSRIVNPLIKATKAGLGLTINQLESHFLAGGNVDRVVNALIAAQRANIPLEFERAAAIDLAGRDVLQAVQMSVNPRVIETPIVSAVAKDGIEVKVRARVTVRANIDRLVGGAGEETIIARVGEGIVSTNGSSNSHKDVLENPDLISRTVLAKGLDAGTAFEILSIDIADVDVGKNIGAFLQTEQAEADKRIAQAKAEERRAMAVAQEQEMKARVVEMRARVVESESQVPLAMSEALRSGKIGVMDYMNLKNIEADTQMRTSLGKPGDNSGSGNQDGSKN is encoded by the coding sequence ATTATGGAACCTGGATTGATCTCTGTGTTGCTCATCGCGGTTGTTGCCATTATCGTGTTGAGCGTGTTCTTCAGCTTCTTCCCGGTCATGCTCTGGATCTCGGCACTCGCGTCCGGCGTACGGATCGGCATTATTACTCTGGTGGCAATGAGACTGAGACGCGTTACGCCTAGTCGAATCGTGAACCCGTTGATCAAAGCAACGAAAGCGGGTCTTGGACTGACGATTAACCAACTGGAAAGTCACTTCCTGGCAGGCGGTAACGTAGACCGCGTTGTCAACGCCCTGATTGCTGCACAACGTGCGAACATCCCGCTGGAATTCGAACGGGCTGCAGCGATCGACCTGGCTGGACGCGACGTGCTGCAAGCCGTACAGATGAGTGTTAACCCGCGCGTCATCGAAACACCAATCGTTTCTGCGGTTGCCAAAGACGGTATCGAAGTTAAAGTTAGAGCTCGTGTAACTGTACGTGCCAACATTGACCGTTTGGTCGGTGGTGCCGGTGAAGAAACCATTATTGCCCGTGTCGGCGAGGGGATCGTTAGTACGAACGGTTCTTCCAATTCCCACAAAGACGTCTTGGAGAATCCGGATCTGATCTCCCGTACAGTCTTGGCTAAAGGGCTCGATGCAGGAACAGCCTTCGAAATTCTGTCCATCGATATCGCAGACGTGGATGTAGGTAAAAACATCGGTGCATTCCTGCAAACCGAGCAAGCCGAGGCGGATAAACGCATCGCGCAGGCTAAAGCGGAAGAACGCCGCGCCATGGCGGTTGCCCAAGAACAAGAGATGAAGGCCCGCGTCGTGGAAATGAGAGCGCGAGTGGTGGAATCCGAGTCCCAAGTTCCACTGGCGATGTCCGAAGCGCTCCGCAGCGGCAAAATCGGCGTGATGGATTACATGAACCTGAAAAACATCGAGGCAGATACCCAAATGAGAACCAGTTTGGGCAAACCTGGCGACAATTCCGGCTCCGGCAATCAGGATGGCTCGAAAAACTGA